Genomic window (Hydrogenimonas cancrithermarum):
TGCTTCGGCCGATGAGTGCGAAAGTACTGCCGCCGACACTTCCCGAGCGCGAAGGGTGGGTCGACCGCGAGAAGCTGCTCGGCATTACCGGACGAAATCGGGAAGTGCAACTGAAGATGGCGGAAGAAATCGGGCTCAAAGATTTCGAAAAACCGGGTGGGGGCTGTCTTTTGACCGATGAAAACTTTTCCAAAAAAATCGAAGAGTTCATCAAATACGATACGCTGGAAGTCGAAGATATCGCACTTTTAAAATGCGGGCGCCATCTTCGTCTCCCTGACGGCTCCAAACTGGTGATCGGACGGCACAAAGAGGACAACGAGATGATCGATGCGGCAATCACACCGAAATACAGAAAAATTCGCCTGATCGATGCCATCGGCCCCATCGCAGCCATCTCTGCCAATGCCGGCGAAGCCGACAAAGAACTCGCTGCCAAACTGACGGCAACCTACGGAAAAACTAAACCCGAAGAGATGTATGAAGTCGCTGTCGGAGATCAAATCTACACCGTAAGTCCTTACGATTCGAAAGAACCTGCCCAAAAATATTTTATCAAAACTTAAGAGAATTTGAAGTAAAATTCGATTCTCTTAAGCATGTGGGGCATTAGCTCAGCTGGGAGAGCGCCTCGCTGGCAGCGAGGAGGTCAGCGGTTCGAGCCCGCTATGCTCCACCATTTTCTTCTATTTATTTTATTTCTCCATTTCATAAATACAATCATTGTTTTTACCCAGCCTACCTTTCCCATTTTCCATATTTTTCGATATTTTATATGATAACCATTATCATTTTAATCATTTATTAAGCTTGTTTTCGTCATGATGCCGACATAACTTTTGATATCGATTATCATTTTAAAGGATTACGTTATGAAACTTTCACTCTGTTCCATCGCTGTTGCGACACTCCTCTGTACCTCTCTTATGGCAGAAGTTGTGACAGAACAGTCCATCGAAATCACGACGGTCCGTGGCATTCTCGGTAAAGTGGAGCCACTGGAACATACGACAGCCCAGCTTCGTGCCGGCTACATCGACCTGAATATGAAAGGCTCCAGCACCGATCCCGACAGCGACGCCTTCGCCGTCGGCGGCCATGTGCACCTGGACTCGAAACGGTGGTACGGCATCATGGTGGGTGCCGAAGGATATTTCGTCGAGGATATGGGGCTGCAAAGCGACAACCCCGACAAGGTCAACGGCGACTTCTTCGATGACGGCAAAGAGGGATTCGCCACACTCAGCCAGGCTTTTCTAGACGGCAAATGGGGCAACACCGAAATCAAGATCGGACGGCAGATGATCGACACGCCCCATGCCGACAGTGACGACATCCGTATGATGCCCAACTACTTCATGGCCTACCTGCTCACCAACACCGACTGTGAGGGCCTCACACTCACACTCGGACAGGTAGATCAGATGGCCGGATGGGAGAACGGCGTGGACGCCAAAAAATTCGTCCCCGTCGAAAAAGTGATGGGAAGCGACGAGAAGACGAACGGCATCTATCTGGCTTCCGCCATCTACGAGGGCTTTGACAACCTGACGCTTCAGGCGTGGTACTACGACATCGACGACATCGCCGACGTCATCTATCTGGAAGCGGGCTACGAGCTTCCCACGGAGCTGGCCACCTTCACTTTCGGAGCGCAATACGACACCGCCGGTGAGCGGGGCGACGAAGTGCTGGGTGACATCGACAGCCAAACCTGGGGTGTGAGCTTGGAAGCGGCCTTTGAAAACGGTCTGATGCTGCTGACAGCCTACAACGCCGCGGGCGGCGACACGGGCGCTTTCGGAAGTCTGGGCGGCGGACCCTTCTTCACCTCGCTGGAGGATCAGACCCTCGATGCCGTGGGGCAAAAGGGTGACGCATGGATCGCGGGGGCGGGCTACGACTTCGCCGGGCTGGGCCTCGATGGGCTGAATGTGGGCGTGGTCTACGGACATTTTGCAGCCGACGAGAGTGACGACTACGAAACCGCCGAAACCGACATCGCCGCCGAATACGCCATCGGCGAACGTTTCACCGCTACCCTGGCCTACGCTCTCATAGACGACAAAACCGACGCCGACGAAGATTACGACCAGTTCAGAATCATTCTCAACTACAACTTCAAGGCGCTTTAAAATGAAACTGAGTGAACTGCCGATCGGCAAGCGTGCCAGAATAAGAAAGATCGTGACCACCGACGACGCCATCAAAAACAGGCTCCAATCCCTGGGCATCGTCAAAGGAGAGGGCATCGAAATGCTCAAATTTACACTGGCGAAAGGGACCTACGAAGTGA
Coding sequences:
- a CDS encoding argininosuccinate synthase domain-containing protein — protein: MKAIALFSGGLDSTLAIKLIKDQGIEVIALNIDIGFGSTKSKLEHMQNMCDQVGVELRTLDIRDQYLREILFDPKYGYGKNFNPCIDCHGNMFKIAKELMEPWGASFLISGEVVGQRPMSQRRDALDLVAGLSETEDILLRPMSAKVLPPTLPEREGWVDREKLLGITGRNREVQLKMAEEIGLKDFEKPGGGCLLTDENFSKKIEEFIKYDTLEVEDIALLKCGRHLRLPDGSKLVIGRHKEDNEMIDAAITPKYRKIRLIDAIGPIAAISANAGEADKELAAKLTATYGKTKPEEMYEVAVGDQIYTVSPYDSKEPAQKYFIKT
- a CDS encoding OprD family outer membrane porin, giving the protein MKLSLCSIAVATLLCTSLMAEVVTEQSIEITTVRGILGKVEPLEHTTAQLRAGYIDLNMKGSSTDPDSDAFAVGGHVHLDSKRWYGIMVGAEGYFVEDMGLQSDNPDKVNGDFFDDGKEGFATLSQAFLDGKWGNTEIKIGRQMIDTPHADSDDIRMMPNYFMAYLLTNTDCEGLTLTLGQVDQMAGWENGVDAKKFVPVEKVMGSDEKTNGIYLASAIYEGFDNLTLQAWYYDIDDIADVIYLEAGYELPTELATFTFGAQYDTAGERGDEVLGDIDSQTWGVSLEAAFENGLMLLTAYNAAGGDTGAFGSLGGGPFFTSLEDQTLDAVGQKGDAWIAGAGYDFAGLGLDGLNVGVVYGHFAADESDDYETAETDIAAEYAIGERFTATLAYALIDDKTDADEDYDQFRIILNYNFKAL
- a CDS encoding FeoA family protein, encoding MKLSELPIGKRARIRKIVTTDDAIKNRLQSLGIVKGEGIEMLKFTLAKGTYEVIAGDSRVALRRTHLKNPHDR